Within Candidatus Neptunochlamydia vexilliferae, the genomic segment TGGCCCACGGGATCCCCTTGACCGATGAAGACCGCCGCCCTTTTTTAGAGGCTTTGGCAAAGCTTCTAAAAGAGGAGTCTTCCCTTGTTCTTGCCTGCTCGGCCCTCAAGGAATCGTACCGGAAAGCCCTTAGGGTCGCCCCAGACATCTGCTTTATCTACCTCAAGGGAAGTCCTGAGCTCATTCGGAAACGGCTCGAAGCGCGCAAAGGACACTTCTTCGATCCGAAGCTTTTAGATAGCCAATTTGAAGCGCTTAAAGAACCGACCGATGCTATTGTTGTTGATGCCTCCCCCCCCCCCGTTGAAGAGGTAGTTGATCAGATCTTAAAAAATATTTGACAAAAATATTCATTTCAGTCCAAAATTAAGGTGATTATATTTGCAATACATCCCCAGAGGTGAATTATGGCA encodes:
- a CDS encoding gluconokinase; the protein is MRIVLIGVSGCGKTAVGKALATKLGIPFYDGDLFHPEANKEKMAHGIPLTDEDRRPFLEALAKLLKEESSLVLACSALKESYRKALRVAPDICFIYLKGSPELIRKRLEARKGHFFDPKLLDSQFEALKEPTDAIVVDASPPPVEEVVDQILKNI